In Pyrus communis chromosome 1, drPyrComm1.1, whole genome shotgun sequence, the following are encoded in one genomic region:
- the LOC137710687 gene encoding multiple C2 domain and transmembrane region protein 6-like: protein MASTKLVVEVHDASDLMPKDGDGFASPFVEVDFEGQRQRTQTKPKDLNPYWNEKLVFNIDDPSHLSHKTVDAVVYNDRKTGHHKNFLGRVRISGVSVPVSESQATVQRYPLDKRGLFSNVKGDIALRIYAVQDYSSKGDFAPPPQAPPVINDEFVTASTGGAAEAAPPPPPLQEINTNRIDEEIHHRQFGGEKIKKKKEKEVRTFHTIGTGTGGGGGGGGGGGGGGGGGGGGGGGSYPPPPMSSGFGFETYQMKEKAPTVETRTDLARAGPATVMHMQQQAPRQNPEFALVETSPPLAARRYRGFGFGGDKTSSTYDLVEQMHFLYVSVVKARDLPAMDVTGSLDPYVEVKLGNYRGVTKHLDKNQNPVWNQIFAFSKERLQSNQLEVTVKDKDFAKDDFVGRLHFDLTEVPVRVPPDSPLAPQWYRLEDKHGRKVAGELMLAVWVGTQADESFPDAWHSDAHDIGHVNLASTRSKVYFSPKLYYLRVQVLQAQDLVPWDRNRPLETYVKVQLGNQLRVTRTSQVRTVNPIWNDELMLVASEPFDEFIIISVDDKVGPGKEEVLGNLILSVRDVPQRIDTHTQKLPEPKWFNLHKHSAAAEGEGEKKKEKFSSKIQLRICLEAGYHVLDESTHFSSDLQPSSKFLRKPGIGILELGILSAKNLPPMKGKEGRTTDAYCVAKYGNKWVRTRTLLNTLTPRWNEQYTWEVHDPCTVITIGVFDNCHFNGSKEEARDQRIGKVRIRLSTLETDRVYTHFYPLLILTPSGLKKHGELQLALRFTCTAWVNMVAQYGRPLLPKMHYIQPIPVRYVDWLRHQAMQIVSMRLARSEPPLRREIVEYMLDIDYHMFSLRRSKANFHRIMSVLSGVTTVCRWFNDICCWRNPITTCLVHILFVILVCYPELILPTIFLYLFVIGIWNYRFRPRSPPHMDARISQAEFTHPDELDEEFDSFPTSRPPDIVRMRYDRLRSVAGRVQTVVGDLATQGERAQALLSWRDPRATAIFIIFSLIWAVSIYVTPFQIVAVLLGVYLLRHPRFRSRMPSAPVNFFKRLPSKSDMLL from the coding sequence ATGGCCAGTACTAAACTCGTGGTGGAAGTTCACGACGCAAGCGACCTGATGCCCAAAGACGGCGACGGGTTTGCGAGTCCCTTCGTTGAGGTGGACTTCGAGGGGCAACGGCAGCGGACTCAGACCAAGCCCAAAGACCTCAATCCTTACTGGAACGAGAAGCTCGTCTTCAACATCGACGACCCATCTCACCTCTCCCACAAGACCGTCGACGCTGTCGTTTACAATGACAGAAAAACCGGACACCATAAGAATTTCCTCGGCCGTGTGCGAATCTCCGGCGTCTCCGTCCCTGTCTCCGAGTCTCAGGCCACCGTCCAGCGCTACCCGCTTGATAAACGCGGCCTCTTCTCTAATGTCAAGGGCGATATTGCCCTCAGAATCTACGCTGTTCAAGATTACAGTAGCAAGGGTGACTTTGCTCCGCCACCGCAAGCACCGCCAGTGATAAATGATGAATTTGTTACTGCTAGCACTGGTGGTGCTGCAGAGgctgctcctcctcctcctcctctgcaGGAAATCAATACTAATAGGATCGATGAGGAGATTCATCACCGCCAGTTTGGGGGAGAGAAgatcaagaagaagaaggaaaaggaagtgAGAACTTTCCACACCATCGGTACTGGGACGGGTggcggtggtggcggtggcggtggcggtggcggaGGAGGTGGCGGTGGCGGCGGAGGTGGCGGTGGTTCCTATCCACCTCCTCCAATGTCATCCGGGTTTGGATTTGAGACATACCAGATGAAGGAGAAGGCGCCCACCGTCGAAACAAGGACGGATCTTGCCCGGGCTGGTCCTGCCACGGTTATGCACATGCAGCAGCAGGCTCCGCGGCAGAACCCGGAATTCGCCCTGGTGGAGACAAGTCCACCATTGGCAGCGCGGCGGTACAGAGGGTTTGGATTTGGAGGGGACAAGACTTCGAGCACATACGATCTGGTTGAGCAGATGCACTTCTTGTATGTGAGTGTGGTGAAGGCGAGAGATCTTCCCGCCATGGATGTTACAGGAAGCCTTGATCCTTATGTGGAGGTGAAGCTCGGCAACTACAGAGGGGTGACAAAGCATTTGGATAAGAACCAGAACCCCGTGTGGAACCAGATTTTCGCCTTCTCGAAAGAGCGCCTGCAATCCAATCAGCTTGAAGTCACCGTCAAAGACAAGGATTTTGCCAAGGATGATTTTGTGGGGAGACTACATTTCGACCTCACCGAAGTCCCCGTTCGCGTGCCGCCCGACAGCCCTCTGGCTCCTCAGTGGTACAGGTTGGAGGACAAGCACGGGCGCAAGGTGGCAGGAGAGCTTATGCTTGCTGTTTGGGTGGGGACTCAGGCCGACGAGTCTTTTCCCGACGCCTGGCATTCCGATGCGCACGAcattggccacgtcaatctggCCTCCACTCGCTCAAAGGTTTACTTCTCCCCCAAGCTATATTACCTTCGAGTTCAAGTTCTGCAGGCTCAGGATCTTGTCCCTTGGGACAGAAACCGCCCTTTGGAAACATATGTCAAGGTACAACTTGGGAATCAGCTCAGAGTCACAAGGACTTCCCAAGTGCGCACTGTTAACCCCATTTGGAACGATGAGCTCATGTTAGTGGCCTCCGAGCCTTTCGACGAATTCATAATTATATCAGTCGATGATAAGGTTGGTCCTGGAAAGGAAGAGGTATTAGGGAACCTGATTCTTTCGGTTAGGGACGTTCCTCAGAGAATTGACACTCACACTCAGAAGCTCCCCGAGCCTAAATGGTTCAATCTCCACAAGCATTCAGCAGCTGCTGAAGGAGAAGgtgaaaagaagaaggagaagttCTCGAGTAAGATTCAGCTTCGCATCTGTCTAGAGGCCGGTTATCATGTTCTTGATGAGTCCACTCACTTTAGCAGCGATCTTCAGCCGTCGTCCAAGTTCCTGAGGAAACCGGGCATTGGGATTCTTGAGCTTGGGATCCTGAGTGCCAAAAATTTGCCGCCTATGAAGGGAAAGGAGGGTAGGACTACTGATGCCTACTGCGTGGCCAAATACGGAAACAAGTGGGTGCGAACCAGAACTCTTCTCAACACTCTGACTCCTCGCTGGAACGAGCAGTATACTTGGGAAGTTCATGATCCATGTACTGTCATCACCATTGGTGTTTTCGACAATTGCCATTTCAACGGAAGCAAGGAAGAAGCGAGAGATCAGAGGATTGGGAAGGTGAGAATTCGATTGTCGACTTTAGAAACTGATCGAGTTTATACGCATTTCTATCCCCTGCTGATCCTCACACCCTCGGGTTTAAAAAAGCACGGCGAACTTCAGTTAGCATTGAGGTTCACTTGCACTGCTTGGGTTAACATGGTAGCCCAATATGGAAGACCATTGCTTCCAAAGATGCACTATATCCAACCTATACCTGTTAGATACGTTGATTGGCTCCGCCACCAAGCAATGCAAATTGTATCGATGAGGCTAGCCCGTTCAGAGCCACCGCTCAGGCGGGAGATTGTCGAGTACATGTTAGATATAGACTACCATATGTTTAGTCTGAGGAGAAGCAAAGCCAACTTCCATCGCATAATGTCGGTTCTTTCCGGTGTCACGACTGTCTGCAGATGGTTTAATGACATTTGCTGCTGGAGAAACCCGATCACAACGTGCCTCGTCCATATATTGTTTGTGATTTTAGTTTGCTACCCTGAACTAATACTGCCCACAATTTTCCTCTACCTCTTTGTCATTGGCATATGGAACTACAGGTTCAGGCCAAGGAGCCCACCGCACATGGATGCTCGGATTTCACAGGCAGAGTTCACCCATCCGGATGAGTTGGACGAGGAATTTGACAGCTTCCCCACTAGTCGACCCCCCGACATTGTGAGGATGAGGTACGACAGGTTGCGTAGCGTGGCGGGAAGGGTGCAGACGGTGGTTGGAGATTTGGCAACCCAGGGGGAAAGAGCCCAAGCATTACTAAGCTGGAGGGATCCGAGAGCAACAGCAATCTTCATCATCTTCTCGTTGATCTGGGCCGTGTCCATATACGTTACTCCGTTCCAGATCGTGGCAGTGCTGCTCGGAGTCTACTTGCTTCGGCATCCGCGATTCAGGAGCAGGATGCCTTCTGCACCAGTTAATTTCTTCAAGAGATTGCCATCCAAGTCAGATATGTTACTATGA